In Candidatus Methanosphaera massiliense, the following are encoded in one genomic region:
- a CDS encoding nitroreductase family protein, producing the protein MADLEEIIKTRRSIRKYADKEVEDEKIEKILKAGMQAPGSRLGAEPWEFIVVKNRETIDKLGEIKPRAKDAQAVIVLVANIDLSFYKDAWQQDMSAAAENMLLEACNLGLGGLWNGVAPWQDIMNPIAEIFDLPENVRPFCLITLGYPGEGQENKFMDKFHEERIHYEKY; encoded by the coding sequence ATGGCAGACTTAGAAGAAATTATTAAAACACGTAGAAGTATACGAAAATATGCTGATAAAGAAGTAGAAGACGAAAAGATTGAAAAAATATTAAAAGCTGGAATGCAGGCACCAGGCAGCAGATTAGGTGCAGAACCATGGGAATTTATTGTTGTTAAAAACAGAGAAACCATTGATAAATTAGGTGAAATCAAACCACGTGCTAAAGATGCACAGGCAGTGATTGTATTAGTAGCAAATATTGATTTATCATTCTATAAAGATGCATGGCAACAGGATATGAGTGCAGCTGCAGAAAACATGTTACTTGAAGCATGTAATCTTGGATTAGGTGGTCTCTGGAATGGAGTTGCTCCATGGCAGGATATTATGAATCCTATAGCAGAAATATTTGATTTACCTGAAAATGTAAGACCATTCTGCTTAATTACTTTAGGTTATCCTGGTGAAGGACAGGAAAATAAATTTATGGATAAATTCCATGAAGAAAGAATTCATTATGAAAAATACTAA